The genomic stretch CATAATAAACAACCAAACATCTTAAGCTTAATGCTGAAGGAGTCATGTTGTCATAGTGAAGCAGGACTAGAACAGATCTCAAGAGATGCTATGCCACTTCCCCAAGACAGGATTAACAATATCAGTGGCATTTCTGACAGACATTTATTGATGTCATCTTCAAGACTTTTACTGAGAGATGTCATAACTTCCCTTGGCAGTCTACTGCAGTGCTAATTATCCTGCTGCTTAGAAAGTTTTTTTGAAGTCTTTCCTTGGTCTTGCTTACAGTTAAGCCCATGACCTCTCATCTTGCCACTTTTGGCCATGAAGAACAGATTGCAGTCATGGCCAGCTATCCATCAAGGACACATTCCAGTAAAAAGCAGCTTAGCAGAAGCATTTTTTCCCATGAGAGTTAATGCaagtggagaggagagggggTGAAATACATGCAGGAACTTAAGGAGTACACACAGTTAAAATTCACAAGGAGAAGGATCATTGGGAGGAGAGTGATCAGCAACTGGCTTTTCAGCACTGTTCTGGAATATACCAACTATACCATCTACGAGACTGGAAGTTCAAGAAAACTCTTGAATTGTAAGCAATTTTGATGTCTCTTTCTGGACAGTTGCATCTTCATCTTCCTTAGATGAATCAAGGTCCATGAACTCAATCGTAGGCAAAGGCCAAAAATATGGGTTAATGATGGTCAGTAGCAGAACTCTTCAGTGGTGGACACGGAAGTGGAGGACAGTGAGGTGTTGTTGTATTCCCTTAATATTTGCTGAGCCCTTTTCCACATACAGAAATGACCATCAAGGTTCcccagtattttctttcctgcaggcCATCCAATGCccatttgctctgctttttgttgctgttcatGTCTGCAAGTAGTGAAATGTGTTCAGAAAGATGATATggttgctttctgttttgtggaCTAGCTTACTTTCTGGAAGGATTAGCTGCCTGAGTtagcaggagaaaggaaggattGAAGCTGCCTCAGCTGATACCTTAAATTTCTCTGGAGTTATAGTGTTAGTTCTCAAGCACCATCCCACTGTACTGCATTTTCTAACATTTCAGGATGAGCAAGATCCTAGGTCAATATCATTAAGCTGGAATACCAAAGTTGGGCACCTGAAATTGTGTTCGGGGTCTTACATTAAATCAACTTAATTTCCCAGGATTTTGGGCAGTCTTTTGACTCACCATAAGATAGTGATGTTTTAATAGAGTAAATTCTATTTAAGAGCCTAAACGCAGATTCAATTTGTAAATCCAGACACAAGGCTTTgaaataaacacacagaaatgaaaccaaacacaaaccttCAAGATCAGAACTATGCACATTGTATGATGTGAAACAGGGAGGCAGAGAATGGGATTTTAACTAAATCTAAGATTAATTTATCTATTATAGTCTCAAACTAtgtgttgttttcattttgatctAATTACCTCGCTATTCTTAATAAATATCAGAAATTTGATTGAAGAGTGAGGGTGAACAAATGCATGGGAAATGTCTTCTGACTGCAAAAGAGTAAAGGGTAAAGATGGCCACGGGAAGAGGTTAATATGTGGCTGCTAGATCCTTTTGGAATGGACTTCATATTCCCATCACCCCTCTGGGGTAAGAGCAACAGGTTTCCATTGCTTTGGGATGGGATCTTTTTTGCTGTGGGATGGTTGTAACTCACGTGGAGTCAGAGTGAGCTCTCCCTGTGGGAGGGCTGTGTGTGTGAGGAACACGCAATCTCTTACCCCTCTGGAACAGAGTGATGGGGTCCCTCACACTGACCAAGCCCTGTACAGCGGGTAATAGTTTCCAGAGATAGCTCTGCTTTGCAATCCGACTGCAAAACAGCTGGCACCTGACAACTCTTTGGGCTGTTGCCAGGGGCAGCCTGCGACTGGGGGGTCACAGGCCCCTTCTCCATGGACAGCTCCTCACTGCTGTCCTCTCCCTGAAGGCTTACGGCATGGGGTGTGGGCTGCACCCAGGCAGTGATGGCAGGAGGGGGTACTGATGACGAGGCAGGTCCTCCCTTCTGGCAGGTGGTGTCATGGTGATAGGAAACCAGCTCATTGCTGAAGTTGACCCTCTCCACAGTGGATCCAGGTTTGCCACAGCAGAAGCACTGGCAGCCTAGGAGATTGCTGAAAGCCCGCCTgaagtctgcattgaaagcaTAGATCACTGGGTTCACTGAGGAGTTGGCCCAGCCAAACCACACAAAGACATTGAAGGTGGTTTGGCCAACACAGGGTAACTGTCCTTCATGGCCTCTGTTGAGCTCAGGCTGGCAGAAAGGCAGCAGGCAATTGAGCAGGAAGAAGGGCAGCCAGCAACAAACGAAGACTCCCATTATGATCGAGACGGTCTGCAGCACCTTGGTCTCCTTGCGCAGGGAACTCCGCAGAGAGGAGGTTGGCTCCTTGCCATGAGCTGGCCACTGCCCCCCTGCTCGCTCGAGGGTAGAGATACGGCGGATCTGGGCCTGGGCAATTCGATAGATCCTGGTATAGGTGATGATCATGATGGCCACGGGAATGTAGAAACTGATAAGTGAAGAGGTGATGGCATAAGTACGATTCAGACTGACATCACAGCTAGGTGTCCCAGGCGGCCAGGAGCCTGCATATCTTCCCTCCTTGGCTTTATGCCAGTGTAGCTGCACTGGGATGAaggagatgaggatggagaGAGCCCAGGCTGTGGCTATCATGGCACAGGCAAGGCCCTGTGTCATCCTGCGCTCGTAGCGAAAGGGACTGGCGATGGCCCAGTACCTGTCCAGGCTGATGATGCAGAGGTGGAGGATGGAGGCAGTGGAGCACATGATGTCGAAGGCCACCCAGGTGTCACAAAAGCGGctgccaaagagccaggagccATCAGCCACTTCAGTGACTGCCTTCCAGGGCATCACCAGGAGGGCCACACAGAGGTCCGAGACAGCCAGCGACAGCACGAACCAGTTGGTGACTTTGGCACGCAGGTGTCGGAAGCGCAGCACGGCCAGGCACACCAGTGCGTTGCCCACCAGCGTGCTCAGCACTAGGGCGCCCAGGAGGCACCCGGTGAGGACCCGCAGCGCCTGCGGACCGCCCCCCTCTGCCGCGTTCCCCATCAGGGGCGCTCCTCCGGTCGCTGCTGCCGGCGCAACACTCCCCGAGGGGCCGGCGGGACCCCTGGCAGCCGGCGGCGTCCGCGGCTGGGAGGGCGCCCGCCCGCGGGGGCATCTCCGTCCGCCGCCTCCTGCCTCAGTTCCCCCCGCGAGGGCGGCGGGCTGCCCCCGGGCTACTCACCGCGCCGGTGAGGGGCCGCCAGCCCTCGTCtcccctcgcagcagctccttCCGACGAAGGGACCGTCCCGCCGCGGCGgcagcgcggggcgggcgggg from Lathamus discolor isolate bLatDis1 chromosome 3, bLatDis1.hap1, whole genome shotgun sequence encodes the following:
- the LOC136011266 gene encoding D(1) dopamine receptor-like, encoding MGNAAEGGGPQALRVLTGCLLGALVLSTLVGNALVCLAVLRFRHLRAKVTNWFVLSLAVSDLCVALLVMPWKAVTEVADGSWLFGSRFCDTWVAFDIMCSTASILHLCIISLDRYWAIASPFRYERRMTQGLACAMIATAWALSILISFIPVQLHWHKAKEGRYAGSWPPGTPSCDVSLNRTYAITSSLISFYIPVAIMIITYTRIYRIAQAQIRRISTLERAGGQWPAHGKEPTSSLRSSLRKETKVLQTVSIIMGVFVCCWLPFFLLNCLLPFCQPELNRGHEGQLPCVGQTTFNVFVWFGWANSSVNPVIYAFNADFRRAFSNLLGCQCFCCGKPGSTVERVNFSNELVSYHHDTTCQKGGPASSSVPPPAITAWVQPTPHAVSLQGEDSSEELSMEKGPVTPQSQAAPGNSPKSCQVPAVLQSDCKAELSLETITRCTGLGQCEGPHHSVPEG